The following are encoded together in the Rhineura floridana isolate rRhiFlo1 chromosome 21, rRhiFlo1.hap2, whole genome shotgun sequence genome:
- the CRK gene encoding adapter molecule crk, giving the protein MAGQFDAEDQASWYWGRLSRAEAVGLLQGQRHGTFLVRDSGTIPGDFVLSVSESSRVSHYIVNSQGGGGGVAAAAPGLNNPSRFRIGDQEFDSLPALLEFYKIHYLDTTTLIEPVSKSKHNSDVQLRQEEAEYVRALFDFNGNDDEDLPFKKGEILRIWEKPEEQWWNAEDSEGKRGMIPVPYVEKCRPASASVSPLIGGNQDSILPQPLGGPEPGPYAQPSINTPLPNLQNGPIFARVIQKRVPNAYDKTALALEVGELVKVTKINMSGQWEGECNGRRGHFPFTHVRLLDQQNPEEDFS; this is encoded by the exons ATGGCCGGGCAGTTCGACGCGGAGGACCAGGCGAGCTGGTACTGGGGGCGGCTGAGCCGGGCCGAGGCGGTGGGGCTCCTGCAGGGGCAGCGCCACGGGACCTTCCTGGTCCGGGACTCCGGCACCATCCCCGGCGACTTCGTCCTCTCCGTCTCCGAGAGCTCCCGCGTCTCCCACTACATTGTCAACAGCCAAGGCGGAGGTGGAGGAGTGGCGGCGGCCGCCCCGG gGTTGAATAATCCTTCTAGGTTTCGAATAGGTGACCAAGAATTTGACTCCCTGCCAGCTTTATTGGAGTTCTACAAAATACACTACTTGGACACTACAACCTTGATAGAACCTGTTTCAAAATCAAAGCATAACAGTGATGTGCAGCTGAGGCAGGAGGAAGCTGAGTATGTTCGTGCTCTTTTTGACTTTAATGGCAATGATGATGAAGATCTTCCatttaaaaaaggagaaataTTGAGAATCTGGGAAAAACCTGAAGAGCAATGGTGGAATGCAGAAGATAGCGAAGGCAAGCGAGGGATGATCCCTGTTCCATACGTTGAGAAGTGTAGACCTGCCTCTGCTTCAGTATCTCCTCTGATTGGAGGTAACCAGGATAGTATTCTTCCACAGCCACTGGGTGGACCTGAGCCAGGTCCCTATGCCCAGCCCAGCATCAACACTCCGCTCCCCAATCTCCAGAACGGCCCCATTTTTGCCCGGGTTATCCAGAAGCGGGTCCCTAATGCCTACGACAAGACAGCCTTGGCTTTGGAG GTTGGCGAGCTGGTAAAGGTCACCAAGATTAACATGAGTGGCCAGTGGGAAGGAGAGTGCAATGGCAGGCGAGGGCACTTTCCATTCACGCATGTCCGGCTGCTTGATCAACAGAATCCTGAGGAAGACTTCAGCTGA